A DNA window from Altererythrobacter sp. B11 contains the following coding sequences:
- the rplA gene encoding 50S ribosomal protein L1, whose translation MAKLTKKQKFQAGKVEAEKLYGFDEALALLKDLGSKKFDETVEVAMNLGVDPRHADQMVRGMVSLPSGTGKDIKVAVFAKDAKAQEALDAGADKVGAEDLMEDMQAGNLDYDRVIATPDMMGVVGRLGKLLGPKGLMPNPKLGTVTPNVGQAVKDAKGGQVEFRVEKQGIIHSGIGKLSFTEEQLKVNFKALTDAIVKAKPSGAKGKYVRRISLSSTMGPGLKLDTTEVEGA comes from the coding sequence ATGGCGAAGCTGACGAAGAAGCAGAAGTTCCAGGCCGGCAAGGTCGAGGCGGAAAAGCTCTATGGCTTTGACGAAGCGCTCGCCCTGCTGAAGGATCTGGGCAGCAAGAAGTTTGACGAGACGGTCGAGGTCGCGATGAACCTCGGCGTCGATCCGCGCCATGCGGACCAGATGGTGCGCGGCATGGTGTCGCTGCCCTCCGGCACCGGCAAGGACATCAAGGTCGCCGTGTTCGCCAAGGACGCGAAGGCGCAGGAAGCGCTGGATGCGGGTGCCGACAAGGTGGGCGCCGAAGACCTGATGGAAGACATGCAGGCCGGCAATCTCGATTACGATCGCGTGATTGCGACGCCCGACATGATGGGCGTGGTCGGCCGCCTGGGCAAGCTGCTGGGCCCCAAGGGCCTGATGCCGAACCCGAAGCTGGGCACCGTCACCCCCAATGTGGGCCAGGCGGTGAAGGATGCGAAGGGCGGCCAGGTGGAATTCCGCGTGGAGAAGCAGGGCATCATCCATTCGGGCATCGGCAAGCTCTCCTTCACGGAAGAGCAGCTGAAGGTGAACTTCAAGGCGCTGACCGACGCCATCGTGAAGGCCAAGCCCTCGGGCGCGAAGGGCAAGTATGTCCGTCGCATCTCGCTGAGCTCGACCATGGGCCCGGGCCTCAAGCTCGACACGACGGAGGTGGAGGGCGCCTGA
- a CDS encoding DUF6894 family protein, which produces MPRFFIEVVDHAGIAEDHVGLECRDFPHARLCAIEGIRSLLADEMRQGRLDLGGRAVIMDEARRELETLPFTAAFETIRESDG; this is translated from the coding sequence ATGCCACGATTCTTCATCGAAGTCGTCGATCATGCCGGCATTGCCGAAGATCATGTGGGGCTGGAATGCCGCGATTTCCCCCATGCCCGGCTGTGCGCGATCGAAGGCATACGGTCCCTGCTGGCAGATGAGATGCGCCAGGGACGGCTCGACCTCGGCGGCCGCGCGGTGATCATGGACGAAGCGCGGCGAGAGCTGGAAACCCTGCCCTTCACTGCCGCTTTCGAGACGATTCGCGAAAGCGACGGATAG
- the nusG gene encoding transcription termination/antitermination protein NusG, whose protein sequence is MARWYIIHAYSGFESKVRDSIITEAERLGLSEGVEAVEVPTETVTEVKRGKKVQVERKFMPGYVLAKLNMTDDVYHLVKNTPKVTGFLGAGGKPQPISEKEAARYFGGVEEAKAAPKKQVSVDYEIGDQVKVLEGPFASFNGVVEELDFDKQKVKVSVSIFGRGTPVELDFEQVELVK, encoded by the coding sequence ATGGCCCGCTGGTACATCATCCACGCCTACTCCGGTTTCGAAAGCAAGGTTCGCGATTCGATCATCACCGAAGCCGAACGGCTCGGCCTGTCCGAAGGCGTGGAAGCCGTGGAGGTGCCGACCGAAACGGTGACCGAGGTGAAGCGCGGGAAGAAGGTGCAGGTCGAACGCAAGTTCATGCCCGGCTATGTCCTCGCCAAGCTCAACATGACCGATGATGTCTATCACCTGGTCAAGAACACGCCGAAGGTCACCGGCTTCCTGGGCGCCGGCGGCAAGCCGCAGCCGATCTCCGAGAAGGAGGCCGCGCGCTATTTCGGCGGAGTGGAAGAGGCCAAGGCTGCCCCCAAGAAGCAGGTTTCAGTCGATTACGAGATCGGCGATCAGGTCAAGGTGCTGGAAGGCCCCTTCGCCAGCTTCAACGGCGTGGTGGAAGAGCTCGATTTCGACAAGCAGAAGGTCAAGGTCTCGGTCTCCATCTTCGGCCGCGGCACGCCGGTGGAGCTGGACTTCGAACAGGTCGAACTCGTCAAGTAA
- the folD gene encoding bifunctional methylenetetrahydrofolate dehydrogenase/methenyltetrahydrofolate cyclohydrolase FolD, translating into MAEIIDGRAVARQLDEETKAQVDAMVAAGQPRPGLAVVLVGDDGASQVYVRRKIKGCEKVGIRSIERRLPADTSQADLLSVVAELNADPEVNGILVQVPLPEHIDTRLVLRSIRPEKDVDGFHPVNVGRLSTGTGGIVPCTPLGVMKLIDTVVDDLTGLDAVVIGKSNIVGKPVANLLLDREATVTVTHIHTENLPEIARKADIIVAAAGAPELVKGFWVKDGAVIIDVGITRIMGEDGKERLVGDVAFDEVQHAKAVTPVPGGVGPMTIACLLANTVQAAKTQLEGDGGADDYGDAPDRSMFSGTAA; encoded by the coding sequence ATGGCCGAGATTATCGACGGGCGTGCGGTCGCGCGTCAGCTGGACGAGGAAACCAAGGCGCAAGTGGATGCGATGGTCGCTGCCGGCCAGCCGCGCCCCGGCCTTGCCGTGGTTCTCGTCGGCGATGACGGCGCGAGCCAGGTCTATGTCCGTCGCAAGATCAAGGGCTGCGAGAAGGTCGGCATCCGCTCCATCGAACGGCGGCTGCCGGCGGACACCAGCCAGGCAGACCTGCTCTCTGTCGTGGCGGAGCTCAATGCCGATCCCGAAGTGAACGGCATCCTCGTGCAGGTGCCGCTGCCGGAGCATATCGACACCCGGCTCGTGCTCCGCTCCATCCGTCCGGAAAAGGATGTGGACGGCTTCCACCCGGTGAATGTCGGCCGGCTCTCCACCGGCACGGGCGGCATCGTCCCCTGTACCCCGCTGGGGGTGATGAAGCTGATCGACACGGTGGTGGACGATCTGACCGGCCTCGACGCCGTGGTGATCGGCAAGTCCAACATCGTCGGCAAGCCGGTCGCCAATTTGCTGCTCGACCGCGAGGCGACGGTCACCGTCACCCATATCCATACCGAGAACCTGCCGGAGATCGCGCGCAAGGCCGATATCATCGTCGCCGCTGCGGGTGCGCCGGAGCTGGTGAAGGGGTTCTGGGTGAAGGACGGCGCGGTGATCATCGACGTGGGCATCACCCGCATCATGGGCGAGGACGGCAAGGAGCGGCTCGTGGGCGACGTGGCCTTTGACGAGGTGCAGCACGCCAAGGCCGTGACTCCCGTCCCCGGCGGCGTCGGCCCGATGACGATCGCCTGCCTGCTGGCCAACACGGTTCAGGCCGCGAAGACCCAGCTGGAGGGCGACGGCGGGGCGGATGATTACGGCGATGCACCCGACCGCTCCATGTTCAGCGGCACCGCCGCCTGA
- a CDS encoding competence/damage-inducible protein A, producing MPGKQEKIWTAALLVIGDEILSGRTQDRNIAQVASWLQVQGIRLAEVRVVPDVIARIADAVNALRTSYDYLFTTGGIGPTHDDISVDAVAAALGVPVVIHPEARAILEDYYQTRGGLNEARLRMARVPEGAELIPDRMSGAPGIKIGNIHMMAGVPAIAAQMLDALTGTLEGGAPLLSDTVGGWIKESEVADLLREVEKAHEACQIGSYPFFREGRTGANFVIRSTDAGELARCMDALCDGLAAKGLEFTRGGI from the coding sequence ATGCCGGGCAAGCAAGAGAAGATCTGGACCGCCGCCCTCCTGGTAATCGGTGACGAGATCCTCTCGGGCCGCACGCAGGATCGCAACATCGCCCAGGTGGCCAGCTGGCTGCAGGTGCAGGGCATCCGCCTGGCGGAAGTGCGCGTGGTGCCCGATGTGATAGCGCGGATCGCCGATGCGGTGAACGCGCTGCGGACGTCCTATGATTACCTCTTCACCACCGGCGGCATCGGCCCCACGCATGACGATATCAGCGTGGACGCGGTGGCCGCGGCACTGGGCGTGCCGGTGGTGATTCACCCCGAGGCGCGGGCGATTCTGGAAGACTACTACCAGACCCGTGGCGGGCTGAACGAGGCGCGGCTGCGCATGGCGCGGGTGCCGGAAGGGGCGGAGCTGATCCCCGATCGCATGTCGGGCGCGCCGGGCATCAAGATCGGCAACATCCATATGATGGCCGGCGTCCCCGCCATCGCCGCGCAGATGCTCGATGCCCTTACCGGAACGCTGGAGGGCGGCGCACCGCTGCTTAGCGACACCGTGGGCGGCTGGATCAAGGAAAGCGAAGTCGCCGATCTGCTGCGCGAGGTGGAGAAGGCGCATGAAGCCTGCCAGATCGGCAGCTATCCCTTTTTCCGCGAAGGGCGGACGGGTGCCAACTTCGTCATCCGCTCCACCGATGCGGGCGAACTCGCCCGCTGCATGGACGCGCTGTGCGATGGTCTCGCCGCCAAGGGGCTCGAGTTTACCCGCGGCGGGATCTGA
- the rplK gene encoding 50S ribosomal protein L11 → MAKKITGYIKLQVPAGAANPSPPIGPALGQRGVNIMEFCKAFNAATQELEKSMPIPTIITVYADRSFTFETKTPPASFLIKKAANLKSGSKEPGKTSAGKIARSKLAEIAELKMKDLNANDIEQATKIIEGSARSMGLEVVEG, encoded by the coding sequence ATGGCCAAGAAGATTACCGGCTATATCAAGCTGCAGGTGCCGGCCGGCGCCGCCAATCCCTCGCCGCCGATCGGCCCTGCCCTGGGCCAGCGCGGCGTGAACATCATGGAATTCTGCAAGGCCTTCAACGCGGCCACGCAGGAGCTCGAAAAGAGCATGCCGATCCCCACGATCATCACGGTCTATGCGGATCGCAGCTTCACCTTCGAAACCAAGACCCCGCCCGCCAGCTTCCTCATCAAGAAGGCCGCGAACCTCAAGTCGGGCTCCAAGGAGCCGGGCAAGACTTCGGCCGGCAAGATCGCGCGCTCCAAGCTCGCCGAGATCGCCGAACTGAAGATGAAGGATCTGAACGCCAACGATATCGAGCAGGCGACCAAGATCATCGAAGGCTCTGCCCGCTCGATGGGCCTCGAAGTGGTGGAGGGCTGA
- a CDS encoding Crp/Fnr family transcriptional regulator, whose amino-acid sequence MKILPLLRKLQNVTALTDQDVLALDDAVLQIDDLPARQAIIAEGERPACVHLILDGWAARCKFTRRGARQFTGFLVPGDFCDMHITVLARMDHAIETLTPCKVAQLSPPALDRLTRENSNLSRALWWSTLVDEAVLREWVVNNGQRTAYEAIAHILCEMHMRLDMVGLVAGDVLSFPLTQEDLASAAGLTAVHTNRVLQKLRQRGLIELRERVLTVLDLPGLEEAAGFDRGYFHLLPRHEAGVER is encoded by the coding sequence ATGAAGATTCTGCCGCTTTTGCGAAAACTGCAGAATGTTACTGCGCTTACCGATCAAGACGTATTGGCGCTCGATGACGCGGTGCTCCAGATAGATGATCTGCCCGCCCGGCAGGCGATCATAGCGGAAGGGGAGCGGCCGGCCTGCGTTCACCTGATCCTGGATGGCTGGGCCGCGCGGTGCAAGTTCACGCGGCGGGGTGCGCGCCAGTTCACCGGTTTCCTTGTTCCCGGCGATTTCTGCGACATGCATATCACCGTCCTCGCCCGCATGGATCATGCGATCGAAACGCTCACCCCATGCAAGGTGGCGCAGCTTTCGCCGCCGGCGCTCGATCGCCTCACGCGGGAGAACTCCAACCTCTCCCGCGCGCTGTGGTGGAGCACACTGGTGGACGAGGCGGTGCTGCGGGAATGGGTGGTCAACAACGGCCAGCGCACCGCTTACGAGGCGATCGCCCACATTCTGTGCGAAATGCACATGCGCCTGGACATGGTGGGGCTGGTGGCAGGCGATGTGCTGTCCTTCCCGCTGACGCAGGAGGATCTGGCCAGTGCCGCGGGGCTGACGGCGGTCCACACCAATCGCGTGCTGCAGAAGCTGCGCCAGCGCGGCCTGATCGAATTGCGCGAGCGCGTGCTGACCGTGCTGGACCTGCCGGGGCTGGAAGAGGCCGCCGGCTTCGATCGCGGCTATTTCCACCTCCTGCCGCGGCATGAGGCGGGCGTAGAACGCTAG